A genome region from Manis javanica isolate MJ-LG chromosome 3, MJ_LKY, whole genome shotgun sequence includes the following:
- the LOC118968477 gene encoding uncharacterized protein, with the protein MAPQPSGASEARGRGARARPRPPGPSGAGPTTGRWGRGFGSPGSGNWSPRRRARRFFGSVGVSCGAGSRWRRRWRRDPGGGSGVWGARHVPRPARPRRRAAGPAVHGQGAAASPPRAQGVPSRSAGTGAAPRRVCWEAATQRIQEPPGRGALRGDPQGRARMQPPAEPAPLPGPSGRRCSPPAWRRAAGRAAGARRARALESVGLEPDETVWLLPRGAAWARARRWGRGRRAAGLWEVKTQMARAIPARAEGEPPRPAPRELRAAPPPPAPELCGPRAQVPPDAARSPGGARVRRGPEWTCFRLTEGFAGGPGGAGRADLPALGERPGREAGHGAQAGARPRG; encoded by the coding sequence ATGGCACCGCAGCCATCGGGGGCCTCGGAGGCCCGGGGCCGGGGCGCACGTGCACGTCCTCGCCCTCCGGGGCCCAGCGGCGCGGGGCCAACGACGGGCAGGTGGGGACGCGGGTTCGGGTCCCCGGGGTCCGGGAATTGGTCCCCGCGGCGTAGAGCCCGGCGGTTTTTCGGGAGTGTCGGCGTCAGCTGCGGCGCCGGGTCGCGGTGGAGACGCCGCTGGAGACGGGACCCCGGGGGCGGGTCGGGGGTATGGGGCGCGCGGCACGTACCCCGACCTGCTCGGCCTCGTCGCAGAGCTGCAGGCCCGGCGGTACACGGCCAGGGCGCGGCCGCCTCCCCGCCGCGGGCGCAGGGGGTGCCGTCCCGCAGCGCGGGGACCGGAGCCGCTCCGCGTCGCGTGTGTTGGGAGGCGGCGACACAGCGAATTCAGGAACCGCCGGGCCGAGGGGCGCTCCGGGGGGACCCGCAGGGTCGGGCCCGCATGCAGCCGCCCGCGGAGCCCGCGCCGCTCCCGGGGCCCTCCGGGCGGCGGTGCTCACCCCCTGCGTGGCGCCGGGCAGCCGGCCGGGCGGCAGGGGCGCGCAGGGCCCGGGCGCTGGAAAGCGTGGGCTTGGAGCCGGATGAGACCGTCTGGCTCCTTCCGAGGGGCGCGGCGTGGGCGCGTGCCCGGCGCTGGGGCCGCGGCCGCAGGGCTGCCGGGCTCTGGGAGGTCAAGACTCAAATGGCGCGGGCGATTCCTGCCCGGGCAGAAGGCGAGCCCCCACGCCCCGCGCCCCGGGAACTCCGGGCAGCTCCCCCGCCGCCTGCCCCCGAGCTCTGCGGGCCGCGCGCCCAGGTCCCGCCAGACGCTGCGCGGAGCCCCGGGGGCGCGCGGGTAAGGCGCGGCCCGGAGTGGACGTGCTTTCGGTTAACCGAGGGCTTTGCAGGGGGACCCGGCGGCGCCGGGAGAGCGGACCTGCCCGCGCTCGGGGAGAGGCCGGGCCGGGAGGCCGGGCACGGCGCGCAGGCAGGAGCGCGCCCTCGCGGCTGA